The following DNA comes from Rhipicephalus microplus isolate Deutch F79 chromosome 6, USDA_Rmic, whole genome shotgun sequence.
ACTTCGTGGATTCCGCAGCGCATGAGTTCCTATGAAACAATGTAGACACATACAGAGCAGCACGAAAGGCAGCGTGTGTAGGAGAAATCTCGCCATTACAAGTTCTTCTGGCGAAAGTGATAACAAGTATGAGCATGTATATTCTATAAATGATAACTAATTGTCATTTCATATAGCGAGGAAAACATTCATCTAAGGCAACCAGACGATTGCTAGACTCTGCGTCAGTGCACAAGAACCttccaaacaaaagaaaaagcataTGCGTCACACATTTGCGCCCAGTTTTAGGAATTGATGGCTTAAGGGGGTGAATACAGAACGTCTTCAAAGACAGATGGTTTATAGGTTGTCCTGGCTTCTTGACGCTGACGAAGGCCGCAGTAGGCAGAATCAAGAATAAACTTGTGGGAGACCCTATGCAAAATCCGCTGCCATCTAGCGGGCGCTGTGCGCGTTTCCGCCATTTTGAAGGCTATCCGCACTCCACATGTGCCCAAACAAAGCGTGCGTTGCAACGGGAAGCAGCTGGTGGAGGTGGCGATGCTGACAGATTTTTGTGTACTGCGTTGATTAAATCGAGGGAATACGAATGCTGAAAAAGATTTGTGGGACAATAATTTTTTATTAGGTTTCCTCGCTGCCCACGCGAAGTAGCAGAACGTTCTGTTTCTTTGGATGCTGCTTTCGCCTAGAAACGCACTTACGGTCACCTTTGGTAATATATGCGAGAACTGAGAGCATCTTCACTCACCAGAGAACGCTTTTGTGTCCCGCCGGAACAAGTCAGTTTTCACGCTGTGTACTTGCAGACAGAGATGAAACAGCTTCGTGTACGACATTCATAGCTGCATGGCAGCTACTCGCGCATGCCTGTGCTTCTGTTAACAACATTACTTCGTTGTATTACATTGTGATGAAAGTTATATGATTGTCAGCTTCCTCGAGAGCACCATCAATTCTAAGCCAACAGATCGATCGTAGTGGTGCGTGCTGTTTGTAGTTTTTTTTCCCGGCTGTGCAGTTTAACAACGTAGCGTTGCGTGGGCTGTTTCGCGCGCTTATTGCTTCAGTATGCGTACTTTGCAAGACATTTATCTGCTTTTAACGAAGGAATTCAGAAGGGTGGCTTGGATACTCTGATCAcccctgtttatttttttttgaaatggtaatacatcaaggaaagCACTGATTAGGTTCTCCGAAAATGTGATCCATGTTTGAGTAGATACTCTATCTACTCCTGCGTCCTTTCTTATGATAACAAATGCTTGaaatgtgcggcgctttttgcattgagcaaacaaaaaaagtgttGGGCTTGAAAATGTGTTACATCCTGCCATATGTCTGCTATTGTTAGTTACGTGCTGAGGTGGTTTTTCAGGCATGCAGTCGCCAACGCAAAACTACCTTGCTGCAATGGTTTGAAATTGAATAGGTGCCGGCAGGCATAGAAAGAGACATTGTCAACACGTTTACACGTAGCGCATCGTGTTAATAATGATCACATGTCGGGATGTTCTTCAAAAAAGCGCCAGATAATGGGaatgtagctgtttgttgaaGCAACTAACACTATTTATGATCCCTTCAGAGTGCTCGAAATGCATATATTTTCAGATTTTAATCGCGTAGTAAGTCTATAGGTCAAATAGGTCAGTGACTACAGCAGCGAggtaacttttattgaaaaatAAAGACCGGTCAATCTTTCACATAAAATAGAAGTACAATACATGAGGTCGACGTCGGCTATCCTTGATAAAATGGTACGCTTCGAAATAGGTTAACAGGCCTCAGCGCTCTGCCAAGCCCTGCCACGCGCTGTGAAGGCTCTTCCCAACAATCACATACTGCTCGCATTTCAATCGTACAGATAACAATGCTTTATTCGCTGTGCTGAAAATAAACCCACAAAAGTTGTAACGTTGTGGAAAAATTCGCTATCAACGACGGCAGTCTTGTGCCTCGGTTAAAAAACTTGCACCTTTCTTTCGTTGTGAGGCAGCTGTTTACTCGTATTTATGGTGAACGTGCTAACTAGGTAATGTTTGTAAGGAATGGAGGTCCTTTCACACTCTTTTGATGTTTTTGTTTATGTACCGATAGCTTCTGTCAATGCACCCTCAAGCCACAAGTTACAGCTACCACCACAACGTGGTTTTAACGGAAGCGTCCAACTGGGTACCCACTCGGTAGCTTCGTTGAACCTTCCACAGATTTGTTGAACCTTCCACAAGGTGTATTCGGTAGAACTTTCAGACTATAAATTCACGCTGACCACACTGATATCAGTGAGCAAAGTGTCGGCTATTGATAACCTCAACTGCGGTGCGGCGCGTCACCAACTATGCAAGTGGCATCGCAAATTTGATCGTTACCACTGGTGGTAGCAGTTGTTCGAGAATATAGTAAGTTTGTGCTTGCAGGCTCAAGCCAAAACcgcataaaacacacacacatacacactcacaccacacgcacacacacacacacacacacacacacacacacacactccaggCAATGAGATGATAACGTGAACCTATAAAAATGAGCGTGTGACTTTGCCCGTCTGAAACGGCAACGTCTCAATGCGTTAACAGAAGTTGGAGGTACACTCGCAAAGCAAGAAAGTATaatcccaggcagcacgccgccgttggaccaatcttggaccaacatcggctaacatcggcaccgacgtcgggccgacgtcggaagtgcaacttcttccaatgtcgggccgacgttcaagccaatgatgggccgacgttttgccgatgttttagccagtatgcaaccaacattgggccgacgaaggcccatcgtattgccgacaaagctgccaatgttcggccaacattgggccatatttcagccaatcacacgccatttttacgccgatgtttgctgcacgacgaatattggctacggatgtacgaccgacattggaccaatccagggccacattgcagccaatcaaatgccgttattacaccgatgtttcctgcatgacgaatattggctactgattggcttgccattatgtaaccattattagtagggaatttttcttaccggaagatttaaacaatatgcttcgatgacccgctcttgtagctttgcagccctgtatacttggggcaacagaaaattgaatgctgagaactgaaagcagttactcgatctatttcatcttttatacctcattccctttgctaacactagaagcgtagtttatttttttaccaatttatcttttgcaatagcgagtgctttatttggtactggtacttggtacagcagatcgaaaaaaatcgttaggaagtaaatgttgaaagcgtatgtcccccacttgcaatccccacatatgtcccccacatggtaatcgagaatatttatagtttagagcatttttttgtaactaaaaatggtgatggtgcttccgaatcagcataagctagccgaacagtgcaccaccgacagtctgcagactatttattctttgtttttttatttatttggtacaacaaaaaatgtatacattgaaaaatatatatacacaactaaaaaaggcccgctctactgcaggtcaggttgcgttgggggcacagtgacagtggtgctgtcaaggccctggctgctgtggctgggcaggaagccagccgccgcgagcagccgataatctgcactctgagagtgggaatcatcgggctgctccacaacaaatgcttctctgaagcgccgcttcctgcccccacagcgatcaccagaccctggcagccacctcttaataaagttgagggcctccgcctggtcgcaccctgctttttggcagatgacatctgcatacaagaacagaaataccatagtacacatgaagcactgcagtacagagaatacacaagggtacacacacataaaacaatgaacaagtctaacctgtcactaatctacagagcctcaggttcacaaaggcccttttcccttttctgccatgaaggctgtacagcacttgcacgtcatgtgccaatacagccttcatggcattcacaccaatttctcggaggccacgtcccccaatctgcaggaggtgcttgcactgtaaaaaaatgcaagaagcatagatggggtgaacgcaacagcacatcgaaatgttttcatgataaaaatctgcaagaagaggacactgaaaacaacaacttgaatttttgggcatcacaacatttcattgtttttttacgctaacttcaactcacttgacctaaaatggtttccacatcagccctctcacactcagtgtgagaacctttcagagtccttctctgaatgcagtttcgctgttatgaaatcaaatacaacactgttataacccttaataaatattgattctagctatgaaatagtataattactttgtacagtgctcaaactccaatacacgtttcttcgaggttacaatgtctttgcctgaatgttgaccaggagtagcttctacaggtgaaaaacgataaaatatgtggaattcaaaaagaagcttggacatgtttttaatcaatgcattgtaagcagagcacaacaagataaatgaacatgatcaaggcgtactaagaggcaaccttagagcgaccaaatcttggtcatagatgaaactgatagaaaattaaaggtcgcactagatggtcgcaccatttgctgtttatatttttctgtgatagccaacaaagaggcatgtcgctatagaaatctcatcacaataaacaaaggtgcatttttcttcacactgcgaaattgggtgcatgttagatttttaaaaaagtaagaaatcggctaacacaaggcagggtgaactgtagctctaagtagagagagccgcagcggacacgaaatagggtgataaatgaacaaaattactgaatgtctgttttaagcaggctattgctagtcactgcccatcaaacccacgatgccgcctacatcgtctgctagcttaggacagttcactcggacttcacagactatagtaaatacagtcgaatctcatttaTTCCAACACAATTAATTTGAACTgtcgctgtggtcctatcaaagctataccgcgctccgaaaatgctctcagcaccccgcccaatcctgcggtggcacttcagacacctcatcgctgtgcctgaagaagaaaatgaagaaaaggaaagaaaagactgcggtggaatgtttgccaaatgccaatctgcgacattcctgtgccccgcttcggctttttccatccctgccacgtagagacccttctcctcttaacgctgcgcatgaagagaaagaggggaaaaaaagctgtcgcagagagttggctctctcatgccgatctgtaacgcgccggtgtcacgcttccctgtttttcgttcctgctatgtagagactcttctcctttcaacaccgcgcatggagaaaaaaaaaaaagctgccgcggagtgtttctctctcgaatgccgatctgcttttctccaggtggagacgctcctccattctcatcatgtgctggccacgctccggctgcagcgcagatggtaacaatggaaacacagttgtcttcgaagagtgtcagcactggacattgccgcgcgcaacttcttttgccaggagaatagtgaagccgaagtacaaatgctttgcaaactgcacgcaaaacttgttgactcgttgcaaggccaacgtgtacagacatgtattgactactttaattaatgacggatgtcctgtaatttgtgaataaaacttccccATGCACATGCATCGCTgtatggtgagccctccgctcgtttaccgtatttactctattctaccgcgccctcgattgtgacgcgcacccggtttccacgacaaaaaaaaaaaaaaaaaaaaaaacctaagacatcggttgcgacgcgcacccttttttctcgttggcccgcttgatcacaccacttgcgaaaacgactctttttgagagcgtcttctgtttaaatatgaagtacgggggaagcttatgcctatctgacgtgcaacagagcattgccgtcccTCTAGTTTTACcatggcccgatgtcagtacacaaacttgcttcgtccccttctcctagacggttgtggtgccaggcatgtcgaagtaaagaggcgtgtgatcggcattcccgatttgcccaagcaggtagccgttgttgtacCGCAAGTTTAgcaggaacctctgaagactctgaagcttttcttcgtactcctccggcaacttccggcatatgcccgttcgtcttcggagggaaaagccttttcttttcataaagttcgttagccagcacctgttcgctttaaaatggctctgcattagccctttttctaaggctaactgcatagcctgcacttggagcagttctgtcgtcacgagcCGCTGtaccgctcactgcttaatcacatactcgccgagcagctcttcaatttgtggaaaccgaccctgctgtggtccactgaagcctttgcgtgaatctttgctgtcgacaatattctgctttagtttccgccagtcccgcacgcacgtttcgggaactccgaatgaccgcgatgcggcccgatttctgtccgttccggcacacgcgacgacttttcttttagaagcagcattgtggtgcactcgtcgagtttttggagtcggccctaccatgccgtcgatgctaatgtactacaagatgacgaactcctcagcacacgtatgaagtgccgcgcatgggaaacacataggcagaaatgaccgacgcgccatgctgacgcacgtagggggcgcccattttgtaagtggcgatggcaatagaatgaccatattcatttttttttcgtactcgattctaacgcacatgcgatttatgaactctcttaaccggaaaaaaggtgcgttttagattcaagtaattacggtaactttcattattttgaacttcttttaatttgaacaaattttctggcctctttgagtacgaattattcatattcgactgtagtacagtggctcatgagataacctgactagtttgtttcccgaaacacagtatcttaaagcagtactaaatttctgcatgttacataggcatattaaaaatcaagaaatatacaccaaagccgcagccacagctttactctgcacagctgcctctgctgcctccacttctccaattgtaccagcaggcagccggggaaggtcagaggggcgctgtgctggctgggcgtgctgaggcacggacaagagccgtaccttgtgcttcagctggcgcacctcctgcagaacctgtctttgttgctgccggatgccaagttggatccgcaggatccgtagcaatagagctgaaacatacaagagtacataccatatttactcgcacaatttgcatcctcacataatttgctcaccagtataattagccagcctgctttactacaagaaactttttgctcgcatactttgtcctccccaaccagcccgagccaccttgccagcacacacacagacacatttgacttcatgatgctctggtcaggcacatctcttgtcgagcaggcgagtgcagtcttacacaaaatggactgagtgcaaggtcccttcttccatgaacttttatgctttccctagaatatcgaacttgagaactgaaacctgtttatgtgtagtccgaaatgcctaaaggtttgcctcctatctttccacctcttccacggcaagaatgtattcccgagacacagcacagatgttgaacgcgtgcaaggacttgtcacatcaactagatgaggcaggttttcgcactcattttttttcggtttcgcca
Coding sequences within:
- the LOC142765472 gene encoding uncharacterized protein LOC142765472 isoform X1, with product MSTRCLLCWPFWQFRRLYRKRRPRRLSSSLFPSGISDNNDGRRVRLHRAPVQCSPRLREARHGEGSEQTMPLLLRILRIQLGIRQQQRQVLQEVRQLKHKCKHLLQIGGRGLREIGVNAMKAVLAHDVQVLYSLHGRKGKRAFVNLRLCRLVTDVICQKAGCDQAEALNFIKRWLPGSGDRCGGRKRRFREAFVVEQPDDSHSQSADYRLLAAAGFLPSHSSQGLDSTTVTVPPTQPDLQ
- the LOC142765472 gene encoding uncharacterized protein LOC142765472 isoform X2 gives rise to the protein MSTRCLLCWPFWQFRRLYRKRRPRRLSSSLFPSGISDNNDGRRVRLHRAPVQCSPRLREARHGEGSEQTMPLLLRILRIQLGIRQQQRQVLQEVRQLKHKMSSAKKQGATRRRPSTLLRGGCQGLVIAVGAGSGASEKHLLWSSPMIPTLRVQIIGCSRRLASCPATAARALTAPLSLCPQRNLTCSRAGLF